Proteins encoded within one genomic window of Humulus lupulus chromosome 1, drHumLupu1.1, whole genome shotgun sequence:
- the LOC133791624 gene encoding serine/threonine-protein kinase STY13-like translates to MDSCNDGGAKGVSTPVKGDDGDSLKSLASIVTSVGSFRDNKNQYVRADSINLRTFGVELEKMNYNLSWSLEPQLHKKEEWRIDVSRLELKHVIAQGTYGTVYRGVYDGQDVAVKLLDWGEGGIAITAATASLRASFRQEVSVWHKLDHPNVTKFIGASMGTSKLKVPSTNSLNESRFSCPSNACCLVAEYLPGGTLKNYLYKNRRKKISFMIVIQLALDMARGLSYLHSQSMVHRDVKTENMLLDTRRTLKIADFGVARVEAQNPEDMTGETGTLGYMAPEVVNGEPYNRKCDVYSYGICLWEIYCCDMPYPNMSFADKSSAIVLQNLRPEIPKYCPKSYARIMKKCWDANPQKRPDMADVVRLLEAIDTSKGGGMIPEDQAPGCFCFGTPHGP, encoded by the exons ATGGATTCATGCAATGATGGTGGTGCTAAAGGGGTTTCTACGCCTGTGAAAGGAGATGATGGTGACTCTCTTAAGTCTTTGGCTTCAATAGTGACGAGTGTTGGAAGTTTTAGAGACAATAAAAATCAGTATGTTCGAGCCGATTCGATTAATCTTAGGACGTTTGGTGTGGAGCTAGAGAAGATGAACTACAATCTATCTTGGTCATTGGAGCCTCAATTACACAAGAAAGAAGAGTGGAGAATCGATGTGTCTAGATTGGAATTAAAACATGTCATTGCTCAAGGCACTTATGGTACTGTTTACAGAGGTGTCTACGATGGTCAAGATGTTGCAG TGAAGTTACTGGATTGGGGAGAAGGTGGTATTGCCATAACTGCTGCTACTGCTTCTCTTAGGGCTTCTTTTCGACAAGAGGTGTCTGTTTGGCATAAGCTTGACCATCCAAACGTTACAAAG TTCATAGGAGCTTCAATGGGAACTTCGAAGCTCAAAGTTCCTTCTACCAACTCCCTCAATGAATCTCGATTTTCATGTCCTTCAAACGCTTGTTGTCTTGTTGCTGAGTACCTTCCTGGTGGTACACTAAAAAACTATTTATACAAGAATAGGAGAAAGAAAATCTCCTTTATGATCGTCATTCAACTTGCATTGGATATGGCTAGAGG TCTGAGTTACCTTCATTCACAAAGTATGGTACACCGCGATGTAAAAACTGAAAATATGTTATTAGACACTCGTAGAACTCTTAAAATTGCTGATTTCGGTGTTGCTCGAGTTGAAGCTCAGAATCCTGAAGATATGACTGGAGAGACTGGTACACTTGGCTACATGGCACCAGAG GTCGTTAATGGGGAGCCATACAACAGAAAATGTGATGTGTATAGCTATGGTATATGCTTATGGGAAATCTACTGCTGTGATATGCCTTATCCTAATATGAGTTTTGCTGATAAGTCATCTGCAATTGTTCTACAG AATCTGCGACCTGAAATCCCAAAATACTGTCCGAAATCATATGCAAGGATCATGAAAAAATGTTGGGATGCAAATCCACAGAAACGTCCTGACATGGCTGATGTAGTTAGGCTGCTAGAGGCAATTGATACAAGCAAGGGTGGTGGCATGATACCTGAAGACCAAGCTCCTGGCTGCTTCTGTTTTGGCACGCCTCACGGCCCATGA